The Paenibacillus macerans genome includes a window with the following:
- a CDS encoding helix-turn-helix transcriptional regulator — MKSLMELLFNDKYRSLFYRLSAALGLLVVLAALGFVILNSAYNHLQQKARLEDLSKKSETLFKNYYNNLFQDVDKKSVDLSNNKKLMNILKGTERGGDISLTDIINSGADFCCMISIDIYTRDQAFRYNHGQIVNIPLMSDEEWSASRADIIKGANWRIDDTAAAASSSPPAVHILRSIPNIAAEPIGFIKINLNSQSLFQNPFQSGQQEKMWLESPSHLLFSLSTGQLDQEAMASVPRFEPGASDSISLDGKNYFYDVLPARLSGWNFVYAVPEGSVTNGIYFGSALWLAFFLLFILLIFYTFTLMRSVFGKIRTIQEVVGSSNVTGVKNGRSFSLNVLINSVAALKEHRENIEWMYQKNIPILKKALCYRLLHHDRGEWPDIQEQMAQLGFTFSTSLFSVILFRIDKYYDFLQTYNKADQSLLRFFAYKMAEEMGGQSFKVLMWNTESRDIVMIANAFVPMEEEVFKAQLESAIHSIVDQINSYLKITITAVIGHPVQDVRHIPDSWNRVGNFMESKRYGGGCHVLKCWDQDDETPFFADMLEVSRGRKDALLQAVKSNDIRQIDEELERTKLFLESLDGYPMMFVQQLLIDFVMSAAYALMEMGSKLQVEKVFAEMHLAMQRIESIEEAVAWFRSKLSYWLETMEEERADHTGLMPHVLEYVNANYDREISLGGIAAELQLSIAYLSRLFKKSTGKNFMDYLIDLRIERAKQMLTDSPETVQRIGEKVGYINTQSFIRIFKKNVGVTPGQYRESKTRETVKRLDAGKVY, encoded by the coding sequence ATGAAAAGTTTGATGGAGCTTCTTTTTAACGATAAATACCGGTCTTTGTTCTATCGTTTATCCGCCGCGCTGGGCCTGTTGGTTGTGCTGGCCGCTTTAGGTTTTGTCATTTTAAACAGCGCTTACAATCACCTTCAGCAAAAGGCCAGGCTGGAGGATTTAAGCAAAAAATCGGAGACACTTTTCAAGAATTACTATAATAATTTATTTCAAGATGTGGACAAGAAGTCCGTCGATCTATCCAATAACAAGAAATTGATGAATATATTAAAGGGTACGGAACGAGGCGGGGACATCAGCCTCACCGACATCATCAATAGCGGCGCCGATTTTTGCTGTATGATCTCCATCGATATCTACACGCGCGATCAGGCGTTTCGTTACAACCATGGCCAAATCGTCAATATCCCGCTGATGAGCGATGAGGAATGGTCGGCGAGCAGAGCGGACATCATAAAGGGCGCTAATTGGAGAATAGATGACACTGCTGCGGCTGCCTCCTCGTCTCCTCCGGCTGTGCATATCCTGCGCAGCATTCCCAATATTGCGGCGGAGCCGATCGGTTTTATCAAAATCAATTTAAACAGCCAGTCACTGTTCCAAAATCCGTTTCAGAGCGGCCAGCAGGAAAAGATGTGGCTGGAGTCGCCCTCGCATTTATTATTTTCGTTAAGTACGGGGCAACTCGATCAGGAGGCCATGGCCAGCGTCCCCCGGTTCGAGCCAGGCGCTTCCGACTCCATTTCTTTGGACGGCAAAAATTACTTTTACGATGTTTTGCCTGCCCGGTTATCGGGATGGAATTTTGTTTATGCGGTTCCCGAGGGAAGCGTAACGAATGGGATCTATTTCGGTTCCGCCCTGTGGCTCGCGTTTTTCCTTCTGTTTATCCTGTTAATTTTCTATACGTTCACCCTGATGCGCAGTGTCTTCGGAAAAATACGCACGATTCAAGAAGTCGTTGGGAGCTCGAACGTTACGGGCGTCAAGAACGGCAGAAGTTTCTCCCTTAACGTGCTGATTAACAGCGTAGCCGCTTTGAAGGAGCACCGGGAAAATATCGAATGGATGTATCAGAAAAACATCCCGATCTTGAAAAAAGCCCTTTGTTATCGGCTGCTTCATCACGATCGGGGGGAATGGCCGGATATTCAAGAACAGATGGCGCAACTCGGATTCACGTTTTCCACTTCCCTGTTCTCGGTTATTTTGTTTCGCATCGATAAATATTACGACTTTCTGCAGACTTATAACAAGGCGGATCAAAGCTTGCTGCGCTTTTTTGCTTATAAAATGGCTGAAGAGATGGGCGGTCAGTCCTTCAAAGTTTTGATGTGGAATACCGAAAGCCGGGATATCGTCATGATCGCCAACGCCTTCGTTCCTATGGAGGAAGAAGTTTTCAAAGCCCAACTTGAAAGCGCAATCCATTCAATCGTCGACCAAATCAACAGTTACTTGAAAATTACCATTACCGCCGTTATCGGCCATCCGGTCCAAGATGTTCGGCATATTCCGGATAGCTGGAATCGGGTCGGCAATTTTATGGAAAGTAAAAGATATGGCGGCGGCTGTCACGTGCTGAAGTGCTGGGATCAAGACGATGAAACCCCGTTTTTTGCGGATATGCTCGAAGTCTCGCGGGGGCGGAAAGACGCCTTGCTTCAAGCCGTCAAAAGCAACGATATCCGGCAAATCGATGAAGAGCTGGAGCGGACGAAGTTGTTTTTGGAGTCTTTGGACGGTTATCCGATGATGTTTGTTCAACAGTTATTGATCGATTTCGTGATGTCGGCCGCCTATGCGTTAATGGAGATGGGCTCGAAGCTGCAGGTCGAAAAAGTATTCGCGGAGATGCATTTGGCCATGCAGCGCATCGAAAGCATTGAGGAAGCCGTGGCCTGGTTCAGGAGCAAACTGTCCTATTGGCTTGAAACCATGGAAGAGGAGCGTGCCGATCACACCGGATTAATGCCGCATGTGCTTGAATACGTGAACGCCAATTACGACCGGGAGATTTCGCTTGGCGGCATCGCTGCCGAATTGCAGCTGAGTATCGCGTATTTAAGCCGTCTGTTCAAAAAAAGCACGGGCAAAAATTTCATGGACTATTTGATTGATTTACGGATCGAACGGGCCAAACAAATGTTGACGGATTCGCCGGAGACGGTACAGCGGATCGGAGAGAAAGTCGGGTATATAAACACCCAAAGTTTCATTCGCATCTTCAAAAAAAACGTCGGCGTAACGCCGGGCCAATACCGGGAAAGCAAAACCCGCGAGACCGTAAAGCGCTTGGATGCGGGCAAGGTCTACTAG
- a CDS encoding LacI family DNA-binding transcriptional regulator encodes MVFIPTIHDISRRSGVSKSTVSRVLNDHPHVSKESRDKVLRAVRELAYVRNAHGVQLRLQSNRMIGVIVPDLNRPYFSELVSALGKSFSEHGLKVVVHQTYFSRELEREVYGKLVRQEMDAVIITHSLFTEQEVRELAGSSVALVCNEPFPGKWLDVFALDEADAIYQAAAHLLAKGRRNLIFCMDHRTPLQDKRWEGFKSAHRHFGLPCTEAQRFGGIHQVQDGFALGLELFASEQKPDGIVAGSDEAAAGFLRAAKTCGVIVPEETAVIGFDDHPICLVTTPELTTVQNRIADMVRDVTDCLNRRLRGEAFAPMLRSYKAVLIERGSS; translated from the coding sequence GTGGTTTTTATTCCAACCATTCACGATATTTCCCGCCGTAGCGGGGTCTCCAAATCGACCGTATCCCGCGTCTTGAACGATCATCCTCACGTTTCGAAAGAAAGCAGGGATAAAGTGCTGCGGGCGGTGCGGGAGCTCGCCTATGTCAGAAATGCGCACGGGGTTCAGCTGCGGCTGCAGTCGAATCGTATGATCGGCGTGATTGTCCCCGATTTGAACCGCCCCTATTTCAGCGAACTGGTGAGCGCGCTGGGCAAATCTTTCAGTGAGCACGGCTTGAAGGTGGTTGTCCATCAGACGTATTTTTCACGCGAACTGGAACGGGAAGTGTACGGCAAATTGGTCCGCCAGGAAATGGACGCGGTGATTATTACGCATTCTCTTTTTACGGAGCAAGAGGTCAGAGAACTGGCGGGATCCAGCGTTGCCCTGGTTTGCAATGAACCATTTCCGGGGAAATGGCTGGATGTGTTCGCCTTGGATGAAGCAGACGCCATTTATCAAGCCGCAGCCCATTTGTTGGCCAAGGGGCGGCGGAACTTGATTTTCTGTATGGATCACCGCACGCCGTTGCAGGATAAAAGGTGGGAAGGGTTTAAAAGCGCCCATCGCCATTTTGGACTTCCGTGTACGGAGGCGCAGAGATTCGGCGGCATCCATCAAGTTCAGGACGGCTTTGCACTCGGACTTGAGTTGTTTGCTTCTGAGCAAAAGCCGGACGGAATCGTGGCCGGAAGCGATGAGGCGGCGGCCGGTTTCCTGCGCGCGGCGAAAACTTGCGGCGTCATCGTTCCGGAGGAAACGGCCGTCATCGGCTTCGACGACCATCCGATCTGCCTGGTGACCACGCCGGAATTAACGACCGTTCAAAACCGGATTGCCGACATGGTCCGGGATGTTACGGACTGCTTGAACCGGCGGCTGCGGGGAGAAGCGTTCGCGCCGATGTTGCGATCTTATAAGGCCGTGCTGATTGAGCGCGGTTCGTCGTAA
- a CDS encoding HAD-IIB family hydrolase — protein sequence MRTFQTSQETFHLILFDFDETYFPHERTPEQLRMLHELEEYLQLLAWRHLVKIGFVTGSSLSHIEHKMSLAGLSYLPHFIGSNLGTELWQAEPDGQFRHSPAWEKIIRLSGFSRRGVEDLISELKSVYGILLHEQTQFGQARYKMNYYYYSESQAKTAYDLNIIRQLAFNLGVGLNVNACNPKAGDPEGAYDVDFIPKGTGKKAVADFLISSTKVPFDRTIAFGDSGNDLEMLKAVKHGYLLQNATREAKSLYSRVAPYPYAQGILHVLSELFSQETNNNS from the coding sequence ATGCGTACATTTCAAACCTCACAGGAAACGTTTCATCTTATTTTGTTCGACTTCGACGAAACCTATTTTCCCCATGAACGGACACCGGAGCAGCTTCGGATGCTGCATGAGCTAGAGGAATATCTGCAGTTGCTTGCCTGGCGTCACCTTGTCAAAATCGGCTTTGTAACCGGAAGCAGCCTCTCGCATATCGAACACAAGATGTCCTTGGCCGGTCTGTCATACCTTCCCCATTTCATCGGCAGCAACCTGGGCACGGAGCTTTGGCAGGCGGAGCCTGACGGGCAGTTCCGGCATAGCCCTGCGTGGGAGAAGATCATCCGGCTGTCAGGCTTTTCCCGCCGCGGCGTGGAAGACCTGATCAGTGAACTGAAGTCGGTATACGGCATCCTGCTGCATGAACAAACCCAGTTTGGCCAAGCCAGGTACAAAATGAACTATTATTACTATTCCGAGTCGCAAGCGAAAACGGCATACGACTTGAATATCATTAGACAATTGGCCTTTAACCTGGGCGTCGGGCTCAACGTCAACGCGTGCAATCCGAAAGCGGGCGACCCCGAAGGGGCTTACGACGTTGATTTTATCCCGAAAGGAACGGGGAAAAAAGCGGTTGCGGACTTTCTGATATCTTCCACAAAAGTTCCCTTCGACAGAACGATCGCTTTCGGCGACAGCGGGAACGATCTTGAGATGTTAAAAGCGGTAAAGCACGGGTACCTGCTGCAAAACGCAACCCGGGAAGCGAAGTCGCTTTATTCCCGGGTTGCTCCATATCCGTATGCGCAGGGAATCCTGCATGTATTAAGCGAGCTTTTTTCGCAGGAAACAAACAATAACTCGTAG
- a CDS encoding Nramp family divalent metal transporter: MDHRAKKTNASAHAALDGKVKGLKRLLPFLGPAFIAAVAYLDPGNFATNITAGSKYGYLLLWVIAASNLMAVLIQTLSAKLGIATGKNLPEVAHARFPKGVSIFLWIQSELVIIATDLAEFIGAALGLYLLFGIPMLPAAIITAIGSFAILELQRRGYRTLEAGIAGMVMIVVLAFAFQVVAAKPDLGAVAAGIVTPRFEGVDSVLLAAGILGATVMPHAIYLHSSLTQNRIVGRNEAEKKKIFKLEFIDIVLAMIIAGAVNMAMVIVSAGLFFKNGLVVEDLDVAFREFARLSGPVTAISFGLGLLIAGLSSSSVGTMAGDVVMQGFINKRINLYLRRAITIVPPLAIIISGINPTNALVLSQVVLSFGIAFALIPLIMFTSNRDIMGGLVNRRFTSILGWLISALVVGLNLFLLAQMLL, encoded by the coding sequence ATGGACCATAGAGCGAAAAAGACTAATGCATCCGCGCATGCCGCACTGGACGGGAAGGTTAAGGGGCTGAAGCGTCTGCTGCCCTTTCTGGGCCCGGCGTTTATCGCCGCAGTGGCCTATCTTGATCCCGGGAATTTTGCGACCAATATTACCGCGGGTTCCAAATACGGATATCTTCTGTTATGGGTGATCGCCGCTTCCAACCTGATGGCGGTGCTGATCCAGACGTTGTCCGCCAAGCTGGGCATCGCCACCGGCAAAAATTTGCCCGAGGTCGCGCATGCCCGGTTCCCCAAAGGCGTTTCGATCTTTTTGTGGATTCAAAGCGAACTGGTCATCATCGCCACCGATTTGGCCGAATTTATCGGAGCGGCGCTGGGGCTTTACCTGCTGTTCGGCATCCCGATGCTGCCGGCCGCCATCATTACCGCGATCGGTTCGTTCGCGATACTGGAACTGCAGCGCCGGGGCTACCGGACGCTGGAAGCCGGGATCGCCGGCATGGTGATGATCGTCGTATTGGCGTTCGCTTTCCAGGTGGTCGCCGCCAAACCGGATCTCGGCGCGGTCGCCGCGGGCATCGTCACTCCCCGCTTCGAGGGCGTGGACAGCGTGCTCCTGGCCGCGGGCATCCTGGGCGCCACCGTAATGCCTCATGCGATTTATTTGCATTCTTCGCTGACGCAAAACCGGATCGTCGGCCGCAACGAAGCGGAGAAGAAGAAGATTTTCAAGCTGGAGTTCATAGATATCGTGCTGGCGATGATTATCGCCGGAGCGGTTAATATGGCGATGGTTATCGTCTCCGCGGGGCTGTTTTTCAAAAATGGACTGGTGGTCGAGGACCTGGACGTGGCTTTTCGCGAGTTCGCGCGCTTGTCCGGACCGGTTACCGCCATTTCCTTCGGGCTTGGCCTGCTGATCGCCGGCCTGTCCAGCTCTTCGGTGGGCACGATGGCCGGGGACGTGGTGATGCAGGGATTCATCAACAAGCGGATCAATCTGTATCTCCGCCGGGCCATTACCATCGTACCGCCGCTGGCGATCATTATTTCGGGGATTAATCCTACCAACGCGCTTGTGTTGAGCCAGGTCGTTCTCTCGTTCGGCATCGCTTTTGCCCTGATTCCGCTTATTATGTTTACTTCAAACCGGGACATTATGGGCGGTCTGGTCAACCGGCGTTTCACCAGCATATTGGGATGGCTGATCTCCGCCCTGGTCGTCGGCCTGAATCTGTTCCTGTTGGCGCAAATGCTGTTGTGA
- a CDS encoding family 43 glycosylhydrolase, whose product MRTYRWLFTLIVILSLAAVPFTASAYQNPRTLPDEWGQYGLGDPYVLKFNGYYYLYVSTRDTDDGVKVWSSRDLVNWNYRGLAATDPITHGAYAPEVIYWNGTFYMYTSPAGNGHYVLSSTSPTGPFQVVTGNLGKSIDGHVFIDDDGSFSFYHAAPGRIDAAPMSSPTTIGASASTRVGMGGWTEGATVFKRNGKYYMTYTGNHVFSKGYRVDYAVSTSGPRSGYVADGLNPALISTEGLTVGLGHNTVTVGPDLDTHYMLYHNLEGPGIVGPLRHLNMDRIVWNNDRMMVLGPTTTPQRDPEMPDFYDYFDRSAIGSNWTNVGGGNWGIYNQQLMWQNALGNTTWYKQVTAAASAADYTAEFNMKEMNRGTSANPKFGAVFSYTDENNYGVALLSSKNNRLETFFRIGGVDQAWQTFSLPAGFDYSKWHSIRVEKSGSTFKYFVDGMHKGTRTANLGAGKIGVMTEDTHADFGFVAFSNDVNGSSAWDAYKPVPGTIEAVHYMKGGEGIAYHDTTGNNIGGAYRSDAGDIRLNSEGLFNLGWNQTGEWYKYKVNVAASGYYDIDFRMATTMDGVQIRVWDGATDLTGLIGVPNTGDWENWRIVTKKRVYLNAGERELKVEFVTGEADFSRMTFHKHATVPATSDHFDDGNDNGWTRFEGTWAVENGEYSSGGSGPAKAVFGDAGWADYTVEADLKMIDSGGDAGLLVRVSNPSHGTERGQNNLDALQGYYVYLTTSGVNLGKMNYNWKFLAGSAQSYSTNTWHHIKVVVSGTNIKVFAGDMASPKIDYTDTSLNPFTHGKIGVRTLNKHAHFDNISVSQ is encoded by the coding sequence GTGAGAACGTATCGATGGCTGTTCACGCTGATCGTCATCCTGTCTCTTGCGGCGGTTCCGTTCACGGCATCAGCCTATCAAAATCCGCGAACCTTGCCGGATGAATGGGGGCAGTATGGGCTGGGGGATCCCTATGTTCTGAAATTTAACGGCTATTACTACTTGTATGTGAGTACGAGAGATACGGACGACGGGGTAAAAGTTTGGAGCTCCCGGGACCTGGTGAACTGGAACTATCGCGGACTGGCTGCGACGGACCCGATTACGCACGGGGCATACGCGCCTGAGGTCATTTACTGGAACGGAACGTTTTATATGTACACCTCGCCCGCCGGGAACGGCCATTATGTGCTGAGCAGCACAAGTCCTACCGGACCGTTTCAAGTTGTCACCGGCAATCTCGGGAAATCGATCGACGGCCATGTCTTTATTGATGATGACGGTTCGTTCAGTTTTTACCATGCCGCTCCAGGCCGTATCGACGCCGCGCCGATGAGCAGTCCGACCACGATCGGGGCAAGTGCGTCAACAAGGGTCGGGATGGGGGGATGGACGGAGGGAGCAACGGTTTTTAAACGCAACGGAAAATACTATATGACTTATACCGGAAACCATGTGTTCAGCAAAGGGTACCGGGTGGACTACGCGGTGAGCACGTCGGGGCCGAGATCAGGTTATGTTGCTGACGGCCTCAATCCCGCTTTAATCAGCACGGAGGGACTGACGGTGGGGCTCGGCCATAATACGGTGACCGTCGGCCCGGATTTGGATACGCATTATATGCTTTATCATAATTTGGAGGGGCCGGGCATTGTCGGACCGCTGCGCCATTTGAACATGGACCGGATCGTTTGGAACAATGACAGGATGATGGTGCTTGGCCCCACGACGACGCCGCAGCGCGATCCGGAAATGCCGGATTTCTACGACTATTTTGACCGCTCCGCGATCGGGAGCAATTGGACCAATGTGGGCGGCGGCAATTGGGGCATTTATAATCAGCAGTTAATGTGGCAAAATGCGCTCGGCAATACAACCTGGTACAAACAAGTGACGGCGGCGGCCAGCGCGGCGGATTATACGGCCGAATTCAACATGAAGGAAATGAACCGGGGGACCTCCGCCAATCCGAAATTCGGCGCTGTCTTTTCCTATACGGATGAGAACAATTACGGCGTCGCGCTGCTCAGCTCGAAAAATAACCGGCTGGAGACGTTTTTCCGCATCGGCGGTGTGGATCAAGCTTGGCAGACGTTCTCTCTGCCGGCCGGCTTCGATTATTCAAAATGGCACAGCATTCGTGTCGAAAAGTCCGGATCCACGTTTAAGTATTTTGTGGACGGCATGCATAAAGGGACGCGAACCGCTAATTTGGGAGCAGGCAAAATCGGCGTGATGACGGAAGATACGCATGCGGATTTCGGCTTTGTCGCTTTTAGCAACGACGTCAACGGTAGCAGCGCCTGGGACGCTTATAAACCGGTTCCAGGCACAATCGAAGCGGTGCATTATATGAAAGGCGGCGAGGGAATCGCCTATCACGACACGACGGGCAATAACATAGGCGGCGCTTACCGGTCCGATGCCGGCGACATCCGCCTGAACAGCGAAGGGCTGTTCAATTTAGGCTGGAATCAAACCGGAGAATGGTACAAATATAAAGTGAATGTGGCGGCGAGCGGATATTATGATATCGACTTCCGCATGGCCACGACGATGGACGGCGTGCAAATCCGCGTGTGGGACGGTGCCACGGATTTAACAGGCCTGATCGGTGTGCCGAATACGGGAGACTGGGAGAACTGGCGGATCGTCACGAAGAAAAGGGTGTATCTTAACGCCGGAGAGCGGGAGCTGAAAGTGGAGTTTGTCACCGGGGAAGCGGATTTTTCGCGGATGACGTTCCATAAACATGCTACCGTCCCGGCGACAAGCGATCATTTCGATGATGGCAATGACAACGGGTGGACCCGCTTCGAAGGCACATGGGCGGTGGAGAACGGGGAGTACAGTTCAGGCGGATCGGGGCCGGCCAAAGCCGTGTTCGGAGACGCGGGATGGGCGGATTATACGGTGGAGGCCGATCTCAAGATGATCGATTCCGGGGGCGACGCAGGGCTGCTCGTTCGAGTGTCCAATCCTTCGCATGGCACCGAAAGAGGCCAGAATAATTTGGATGCCCTTCAAGGATACTACGTCTATTTAACGACAAGCGGAGTAAACCTGGGCAAAATGAATTATAACTGGAAGTTCCTCGCCGGCTCCGCGCAGTCGTATTCCACGAATACCTGGCATCATATAAAAGTTGTCGTTAGCGGCACGAACATCAAAGTGTTTGCGGGAGATATGGCAAGTCCAAAGATCGACTACACCGACACCAGCTTGAATCCGTTCACGCACGGTAAAATCGGGGTTAGAACCTTAAACAAGCATGCGCATTTCGATAACATTTCGGTGTCACAATGA
- a CDS encoding RNA polymerase sigma factor — MKLESDVIKAQAGDRHAFVLLMRSIETDMYGMAYSILQNDDDCADALQETMIQAYQSLSSLREPKFFKTWIFRILINKCNQIHRKRKATVDMASLHYEPSVSGDEYGQVELRQVVDQLDESMRVVVTLRYFQDMQIREISDCLDISESAVKTRLHRARKALINMLQYSGEGKAKLNESY, encoded by the coding sequence TTGAAACTCGAATCCGATGTCATCAAGGCCCAGGCCGGAGACCGGCATGCTTTCGTTCTGCTCATGCGCAGCATCGAGACGGACATGTACGGAATGGCTTACAGCATTCTTCAAAATGACGACGATTGTGCCGACGCCTTGCAAGAGACGATGATCCAGGCCTACCAATCCTTATCTTCATTGCGCGAGCCCAAATTTTTTAAAACCTGGATTTTTCGGATATTGATTAACAAGTGCAATCAGATACACCGCAAAAGAAAAGCAACCGTAGATATGGCTTCCTTACATTACGAGCCTTCCGTATCAGGGGATGAATATGGGCAGGTTGAATTGCGGCAAGTTGTGGACCAGCTCGATGAGTCTATGAGGGTTGTAGTAACGTTGCGTTACTTCCAGGACATGCAGATCAGAGAAATCTCGGACTGTCTCGACATTTCCGAGAGTGCGGTCAAAACCCGGCTGCACCGTGCACGTAAGGCATTGATCAATATGCTCCAATATTCCGGGGAAGGGAAGGCGAAGTTAAATGAAAGCTATTGA
- a CDS encoding ABC transporter substrate-binding protein, with the protein MLQKRGKAFLSLFMATLVLLVSACSSGGGNAETSGSKGGNTAGEQVTLKVWVPINTPELDAVYKQIGADFEKTHENIKVEITTIPFSDYFQKLSVAYAGGIQPDVHGLGFGQLISTVDQGNYMDLNTLIQNDSWSGKDDFFPDILKAGEWNGGLYGLLIPEIRPFVWRKDYFREAGLDPEQPPKTYAELFEFAKKLAKKENGKAVRSGLDITTSTVNNANSEQSYLSLLLLNGLNLYDEKGNPTFDSPESIKVLEQVMDLVKDKDIVFQTDVNVTGTLFQNNLAAMSFASSYSLTQLSKSIGAENLGYSLPPKGPNGEQTSLMLGTFMTMAKKTEHPQEAWEFLKFMFSPEEMLPFSKASGYIPPLKSLQDEFVKLDPANEVIFESMNDASSYLPSANWNTIVKYLRIGLEEAYFGKKSPEQAMEDAAEAARQESAKK; encoded by the coding sequence ATGTTGCAAAAAAGGGGAAAAGCTTTTCTATCGTTATTCATGGCCACGCTCGTCCTGTTGGTTTCCGCGTGTTCGTCTGGCGGCGGAAACGCGGAAACAAGCGGAAGCAAAGGGGGAAACACCGCGGGGGAGCAGGTGACGCTAAAGGTATGGGTACCGATCAATACGCCGGAACTCGACGCGGTGTATAAGCAAATCGGCGCCGACTTCGAGAAAACGCACGAGAACATTAAGGTGGAAATCACGACCATCCCTTTCTCCGATTACTTCCAAAAATTATCGGTGGCCTACGCCGGCGGCATTCAGCCGGACGTCCACGGGCTCGGATTCGGCCAATTGATCTCGACGGTCGACCAGGGCAATTATATGGATTTGAACACCTTGATCCAAAATGACAGTTGGTCCGGCAAAGACGATTTCTTTCCGGACATCCTGAAAGCCGGGGAATGGAACGGCGGACTGTACGGCCTGCTGATTCCCGAGATCCGTCCGTTTGTTTGGAGAAAGGACTATTTCCGGGAAGCAGGACTTGATCCCGAACAACCGCCAAAGACTTATGCCGAATTGTTTGAATTCGCCAAGAAGCTGGCCAAGAAAGAGAACGGAAAAGCCGTGCGCTCCGGACTCGATATTACGACGAGCACCGTCAACAACGCGAACTCGGAACAATCGTACTTAAGCCTGCTGCTGCTTAACGGTTTGAACTTGTATGACGAGAAAGGCAATCCGACATTCGATTCGCCGGAGTCGATTAAGGTTCTGGAGCAGGTCATGGATCTCGTGAAAGATAAAGATATCGTGTTTCAGACGGATGTGAACGTAACGGGAACCTTGTTCCAAAACAATTTGGCGGCCATGTCTTTTGCCAGCTCCTATTCATTGACGCAGTTAAGCAAGTCGATCGGCGCGGAGAATCTCGGGTATTCCCTGCCGCCGAAAGGGCCAAACGGCGAGCAAACCTCGCTGATGCTGGGAACGTTCATGACCATGGCCAAGAAAACCGAACACCCGCAAGAAGCTTGGGAATTCCTGAAATTTATGTTCTCGCCGGAAGAAATGCTGCCGTTCTCCAAAGCATCCGGCTACATCCCGCCGCTGAAATCGCTCCAAGACGAGTTCGTGAAACTGGATCCAGCTAATGAAGTTATTTTTGAATCGATGAACGACGCCAGCAGCTATTTGCCTTCGGCCAACTGGAATACGATCGTCAAGTACCTGCGGATCGGCTTGGAAGAAGCCTACTTCGGGAAAAAATCGCCGGAGCAAGCGATGGAGGATGCCGCGGAAGCGGCCCGGCAAGAAAGCGCCAAAAAGTAA
- a CDS encoding DUF4179 domain-containing protein has translation MKAIDLNKQLAMEMSKMGGERKIPEQVRQRLEETYTSIELGLPLMETTADLKRRKNTNHPWRRFSVAAASAVVLSASILGTAFVSPAMAQSLKQVPGMGHVFNLIGDLGLQTADEKGILQASRAEASQDRLKLKISGIVFDGARLSMALEREGDAGASEPLSAQLAKTELFVDGKPLEAEPGSLGGPIGSANATVMNFTDMKDLPDQFELTVNLYLQGNEKPFQLVTPVVKTAGQNVVLKPEAQSENKILRFRVDQVEITPSTVAVETTYTQLVDKLPDKYLDPATSAQTFDYDVTDGQGHALEFISGKGETLEANQPKGLRTLFTPFEKVPDTIVIKPYVFQYSSDGGIQKEYLPELELSLPVDRK, from the coding sequence ATGAAAGCTATTGATTTGAACAAGCAATTGGCTATGGAAATGTCGAAAATGGGGGGGGAACGTAAAATACCCGAGCAAGTGAGACAACGACTGGAAGAGACCTACACCAGTATAGAGTTGGGTTTACCGTTGATGGAAACAACCGCTGATTTGAAACGCCGGAAAAACACGAATCATCCGTGGCGCAGATTTTCGGTCGCGGCCGCCTCAGCAGTTGTATTAAGTGCCAGTATCCTTGGAACGGCCTTTGTTTCACCCGCCATGGCCCAATCGCTGAAGCAAGTGCCGGGAATGGGACACGTATTTAACCTGATCGGTGATTTAGGGCTTCAAACGGCCGACGAGAAAGGCATCCTGCAAGCCTCACGAGCCGAAGCGAGTCAGGATCGTCTGAAATTGAAAATCTCCGGAATTGTCTTTGACGGTGCGCGTTTGTCCATGGCCTTGGAGCGTGAAGGAGATGCCGGTGCCAGCGAGCCGCTGAGTGCCCAGCTTGCAAAAACCGAGTTGTTTGTTGACGGGAAACCGTTGGAAGCCGAACCCGGGAGTTTAGGAGGACCTATTGGTTCAGCGAACGCTACCGTGATGAATTTCACCGATATGAAGGACTTACCCGATCAATTTGAACTGACAGTCAACCTGTATTTGCAGGGGAATGAAAAACCGTTTCAACTGGTTACGCCCGTTGTCAAAACAGCCGGCCAGAACGTCGTACTGAAGCCGGAAGCCCAATCCGAAAATAAGATCCTTCGCTTCCGCGTCGATCAAGTGGAGATCACTCCATCCACCGTTGCCGTTGAAACGACCTATACCCAGCTGGTTGACAAGCTGCCGGATAAGTACTTGGACCCCGCCACATCCGCTCAAACCTTTGACTATGACGTAACGGATGGCCAGGGACATGCGCTGGAGTTCATCAGCGGCAAAGGAGAGACCCTGGAAGCCAACCAACCGAAGGGCCTTAGGACTTTGTTTACTCCTTTTGAGAAAGTTCCGGACACGATTGTCATCAAACCTTACGTTTTTCAGTACAGTTCGGATGGAGGAATTCAAAAGGAATACCTGCCTGAGCTTGAGTTAAGCCTTCCGGTGGATAGGAAGTAA